Proteins from a genomic interval of Rhodothermales bacterium:
- the metX gene encoding homoserine O-acetyltransferase yields MRTPAPTVVTLPELPLDSGGSLRQAPVAFRTWGRLNDRGDNAVVVCHALTGDTDAAGWWSTLVGPGRLLDTDRLFVVCLNTLGSPYGSASPLTVNPHTGQAYGPEFPDVTIRDTVRAHRLVLAGLGVREVAFVIGGSMGGMLALEWAFHRHLVRSVAVVAAGGRHSPWSIAWGEAQRQAIFNDPDWREGHYAPERPPERGLAVARMMAMVSYRSSGEFEQRFGRSRRSEGFEVESYLHHHGRKLNGRFDANCYVALTRQMDSHDIGFGRGGYEAALDSLPQPALVVGIRSDVLYPLHEQVELASLLPAGHLEVLSSPYGHDSFLVDHEALTGAIAPFLSRHVYPYQLP; encoded by the coding sequence GTGCGCACCCCCGCTCCGACGGTGGTGACCCTGCCGGAGCTTCCGCTCGATTCGGGCGGAAGCCTCCGGCAGGCTCCGGTGGCGTTTCGCACGTGGGGGAGGCTGAACGACCGCGGCGACAACGCCGTGGTCGTTTGCCACGCCCTCACCGGCGACACGGACGCAGCCGGCTGGTGGAGCACCCTGGTCGGACCGGGCAGACTGCTTGACACCGACCGGCTGTTCGTGGTCTGCCTAAACACCCTTGGCTCTCCGTACGGCAGTGCATCTCCGCTCACCGTCAACCCGCACACCGGGCAGGCCTACGGACCGGAATTCCCGGATGTGACCATCCGCGACACCGTTCGGGCGCACCGGCTCGTGCTGGCAGGACTGGGCGTGCGTGAGGTGGCGTTCGTCATCGGGGGTTCGATGGGCGGCATGCTCGCCCTTGAGTGGGCCTTCCACCGCCATCTGGTGCGGTCCGTCGCCGTCGTCGCCGCGGGCGGTCGGCACTCTCCCTGGAGCATCGCCTGGGGGGAGGCTCAGCGACAGGCCATCTTCAACGACCCGGACTGGCGCGAAGGCCACTACGCGCCGGAGCGCCCGCCCGAGCGCGGCCTGGCCGTGGCCCGCATGATGGCCATGGTGTCATACCGGTCCTCCGGCGAATTCGAGCAGCGATTCGGCCGCTCACGCCGCTCCGAAGGGTTCGAAGTCGAATCCTATCTGCACCACCATGGCCGCAAACTCAACGGTCGATTCGACGCGAACTGCTACGTGGCACTCACACGGCAGATGGACAGCCATGACATCGGCTTCGGTCGCGGCGGCTACGAGGCCGCCCTGGATTCGCTTCCCCAGCCCGCCCTGGTAGTCGGCATCCGCTCGGATGTGCTGTATCCGCTTCATGAGCAAGTGGAACTCGCCTCGCTGCTTCCTGCCGGCCACCTGGAGGTGCTGTCCAGCCCCTACGGCCACGACAGCTTCCTCGTCGACCACGAGGCCCTGACCGGAGCCATCGCTCCCTTTCTCTCCCGACACGTCTACCCCTACCAACTCCCATGA
- a CDS encoding O-acetylhomoserine aminocarboxypropyltransferase/cysteine synthase: MATNGTHRFETLQLHAGQKPAPGTNARAVPIVASTSFTFDSSEHGADLFALRQFGNIYSRIMNPTTDVFEQRIAALEGGVGALATSSGQAAQLLALTTLAEAGDNIVSTSYLYGGTYNQFKVAFPRLGIQVRFVDGDDPDAFEALIDERTKAIYVETIGNPRFNIPDFDALAAVAARAGVPLVVDNTFGAAGYLFRPIDHGADIVTASATKWIGGHGTTIGGVIVDAGSFPWDNGRFPSFTEPSPGYHGLKFWDTFGPEGVLGANAAFIIRARVEGLRDLGPCQNPFGSFLLLQGLETLSLRVQRASDNALELARWLQERDEVAWVSYPGLEDHPYHRAATKYLTNGYGAVLAFGVRGGREAGQSFVDNVKLASHLANVGDAKTLVIHPSSTTHQQLTIDEQAASGVTPDLIRASVGIEHIEDIKSDFAQALAAVPAVV; this comes from the coding sequence ATGGCCACCAACGGAACCCATCGATTCGAGACGCTGCAACTGCATGCCGGGCAGAAGCCGGCACCGGGCACCAACGCCCGCGCCGTGCCCATCGTAGCGTCGACTTCATTCACGTTCGACTCGTCCGAGCACGGCGCCGACCTGTTTGCGCTGAGGCAGTTCGGCAACATCTACTCGCGGATCATGAATCCGACGACCGATGTGTTCGAGCAGCGAATCGCGGCCCTGGAGGGAGGGGTCGGCGCTCTGGCCACGTCCAGCGGCCAGGCCGCACAGCTGCTGGCACTGACCACGCTGGCCGAAGCGGGAGACAACATTGTCTCCACCAGCTACCTCTACGGAGGCACCTATAACCAGTTCAAGGTGGCCTTCCCCCGGCTGGGCATCCAGGTGCGCTTTGTGGACGGCGACGACCCCGACGCGTTCGAGGCGCTGATCGACGAGCGCACGAAAGCGATCTATGTCGAGACCATCGGAAATCCGCGGTTCAACATCCCGGACTTCGACGCACTCGCCGCGGTGGCCGCCAGGGCCGGAGTGCCCCTGGTTGTCGACAACACGTTCGGCGCCGCCGGATATCTGTTTCGACCCATCGATCACGGCGCTGACATCGTAACGGCCAGCGCCACGAAGTGGATCGGCGGGCACGGCACCACCATCGGCGGCGTGATTGTGGATGCGGGGTCATTTCCGTGGGACAACGGACGTTTTCCAAGCTTCACCGAGCCCAGCCCGGGGTACCATGGACTGAAGTTCTGGGACACGTTTGGTCCCGAGGGCGTGCTGGGCGCGAATGCCGCCTTCATCATACGGGCCCGCGTGGAAGGCCTGCGTGATCTGGGTCCCTGCCAGAATCCGTTCGGCTCCTTCCTCCTGCTTCAGGGCCTGGAGACGCTCTCCCTGCGTGTGCAGCGGGCCAGCGACAACGCCCTTGAACTGGCCCGTTGGCTGCAGGAGCGCGACGAAGTGGCCTGGGTCAGCTACCCGGGTCTGGAGGACCATCCGTACCACCGCGCGGCGACGAAATACCTGACCAACGGCTACGGGGCAGTGCTGGCGTTCGGTGTGCGTGGAGGCAGGGAGGCCGGACAGTCCTTCGTGGACAACGTCAAGCTGGCCAGTCACCTGGCCAATGTGGGCGACGCCAAGACCCTGGTCATCCATCCGTCCAGCACCACGCACCAGCAACTGACGATCGACGAGCAGGCAGCCTCCGGCGTGACCCCCGACCTGATCCGCGCCTCCGTGGGCATCGAACACATCGAGGACATCAAGTCGGACTTCGCGCAGGCCCTGGCTGCGGTCCCGGCGGTGGTCTGA